Part of the Candidatus Campbellbacteria bacterium genome is shown below.
AAAACTTGCCCTAGGGTTATAATAAAGGACCTTTCTTCGAAAGACCGTCCCTTGTGGGCGGCCTTTTGTATCTATGAGAATAGGTACAGCGAGGCGAGGCAAAACTATATGAAATCAAAAATTCTAGCAAGCTTTCCAAGTTTTTCAGCCAAAGTATGTGCTTTCGGTCTTATTCACGTATTAACGTTTGGTACAGGTGTTAATCTTCTCTCAAATCCATCCGTTGTTACGGCTGCGATTGCAGGGGATGAGGCAACACCGGTCGTTGATGTACAGGATGAAATTTTGTGGTTTGCCCGAGCTATTTATTCGGAAACCAAAGTTCCCGCTGAGCAAACACTCGTTGCGTGGGTTATTCGTAACCGTGTTGAATCAGGCAAGTTCCGCGACACCTACAAAGGAGTAGTGTTACAACCCGGTCAGTTTTCAGGATTTTCTTCTGTTGACGCGCAGTATGGTATTAACTCATCACTGACACTTGAAGATGAGAATCCTTCATGGAAAAGTGCGGTTGCAATTGCGGAGGCGGTGTATGTTGCTAATCCAATATTACGCCCCTTGTCTGCAGATGTGCTTCACTTCTATTCACCAATTTCTGTTGTGAATACCCCAAAGTGGGCGCAAGGACGTGACGCAGACCACGTGGTTCGCGATATGCGAGGAAACGCACGTTTTGCCTTCTACGCCGATATACTATAAACAAAACAAAACCACCCCGCACATTTCTGTGCGGGGTGGTTTTTGTATACAAATTGCTTTTCTTCTGCTATACATGCAGATAGGTTTGGTCTTTTAATCAACGAATATGGAGGGTGCCATGGTTCAAACACTTCGTCGTGTGGCAGCAAAGGCCCGGGCGGTACGGTCAGAAGACCTCTTTTACTGTCCTGTCCATCGGTCTAGAATTAGTGTTGGGGCATGTAAGGCATTCTGCTCTGTTCCGCAGAACAACACGGAACGGTGCACGAGGGAGTTTCACTGCGAGTCGCCGTGGCGACTCTGCTGGGCGTGTCTTCTGAACCACGGTTTAGGAGAGAGGGGTGGTGTGGCAGAAAACAAGGACCGCGGACTCTGTGATTTTCATCTCAAGAACGGTATTGAGAAGCGTCCCGATTGGGCGCCAAAGAGAGATGGAGAAAGCGGGCACGGTTCTTCTATCGACGACATCTCAGACCGTATCAGGAGTCACTCGCACACGGCGGGGGGTGGAGGAAGCGGTACAGTAAAGACACAGAAGACTATCCATCTCGTCAAAGGGAAACAAGTTCCCGTCGACACCGTTCTTGAAGTTGACTGTGCGCTGGTAGTTCCTCTGAGTGAACAGCCACGCACGTACTTCGACAAAGATGAGCTCGAGGGTCTCCTCAACTCAATTGCCGAAGCGGGGCAGATTCAGACCGTTCCGGCGGTTTCACTTCCCGACGGCACATTCCGCATTCGTGATGGTGAACGACGGTGGCGAGTGTGCACGAAGCTCAAGCGTCCGCTACGTGTCGTTGTCGTTCCCGAGCTTCCTCATGAGGAGGAGATTGAACAGGCGGCAATCGCAAACTTCCTTCGGCAAGGTCACACACCGATTGAACAAGCGCGCATCTTCATGCGACTCAAGGAAGGACCGCTGAAGCGCACCGTCGCGAAGATTGGTCAGATGTTTGGCATGACGACCGCGAGCGTCTACAACCACCTCATCCTCATCGAGAAGCTCGACGTGCGCGTTCAGAATCTCATGGATCCGGTGAAGCAGGGAAGTTCAAAAGCAATCCTGCGTCCCTCGGTGGCTCAGTATCTCACCGCATTTCACGAACGTCCTGAAGAGCAGGTGGGGCTCGCGCGAGAAATTATGAAGCGCAAGCTCAACCTGCGCGAAGCAAAGACCTTGATCGACAAGTATGCCGACAAGCTCAAGATCAAGACGGGGCGTGGGCGAGAGGCACAACCGTATGACCACATCCGGACTATCAAACGGACGATGGCAAACACCAGTATCGTTCTCGATCGGTTCTCGGAATTCTCCGACGACGATTGGGAGCGTCTGTGGAAGACGCACTCATGGACCGAGCGGGAACTTGTTGCCAATCGTTTGACCACGCTCATCAAACGACTACAGGAGCTCCAAGGTCACGTTGACCGGACGCTCAAAGGTTAGTGTGAAGAAGGTCTTTTTGCGGCGCGGTGGGGAAGTCCCTACCGCGTCGTTTTGTTTTTCATACAATATATAGAGCACACAAAAGACCTTGACTTTTACGTAATTCCAAGTATAATCGTCCTCGGAAGTAGCTTGTAAACTAAGAAACAAAAGAAGTACAAAACTGGAGCATACTGCTCCACAACTCTCTCGAAAGGAGAGCAACATGCGAAAGCTCGCGATAGCGCTGTCTGTCCTCGTTCTCATGATCGTCGCCGTTCCGGCGATGGCATTCGAGATTACTCCAAACAACCCGATCGACAACGGCAATTTCGCCAAGTCGACGGCGTCGTGCGACGGCAAGTTCCTGATCGGACAGTCCGGTCAGAACAATGTTGAAGTGTACACCCACGCGGGTGTCTACCTCAACTCGTTTGGGGCACCTAGCTACCAGCTCTCCGGATTCTTCGGTGAGTCGTTGGCCGTCACTCCCAACTGCGCGACGGCCGTCGTCGGCGCCAAGGGGTACGATGGCACCGGTGCCATCTTCGTCTTCGACTGGAACGCATCTCTGGGTGAGTATCAATTCGTCGTGAAGAAAACGGCGGCGGGGCTCGTCCCGGGCGATGACTTCGGTCAGTCGGTCGCGGTGACCGACGATGGTCAAACCGCCTTTGGCGCGTCGTACCTCAAGAACAAAGTGTCTTCGTTCGCGCGGTCTGCAAGTTGGACCGAACACGTCGTTTCGATGCCCGATCTTTCGGCTAGCGATTACGCGGGGTTCGCCCTGTGTGTCGCGGGCGACGACTTGGGTGTCGGTGTTCCTCTGCAGTACAACAGCGGCATTCCCGGTGCACTCTACGTTCACCGAAAAAATACTGGTGGCGCAGGAAACTGGGGGTACGTGACCAAGTTCACAGGCCTCGAGCGTCTCGGGTATTCATGCGGAGGGAGCGGACCACGTTTCATCTCCGGCGCTCCGCTTCACAACTTCGACACACTTCCTCCAGGGTCTGGTGCTGGACAAGGACAGGGTGTTGTGGTGACGTTCCGCCGACACGTCGGCGGGTCGTACACCGTCGAGCATACCTTTGCCCCCTCGCTCGGCTTCGCCGAGTGCGGTACGTCCGTCGGGATTTCCGGGATCAACGTCATGTTCGGCTGTCCGTACGCGGACGTGGGTTCGGTGGACGATGGAAAGTCCAACGCCTTCTCTCGGGCAAACGGTCTGGGGAACTGGACTTCCGAGTTCACCCTGTTCGACAACGACCCACAGGTACTCGATCGTGTCGGATTCTCCTGCGCTGTCGGTGGTGGGGAGGGGATTGCCGGTGCGCCGTTTTCCGGTGAGGTTGCTACCAATGCCGGAGCCGCATACTACAACACCTACTCGTTGGTGTTTGCCGACGGCTTCGAGTACGGCGATACGTTGGAGTGGTCGTCCGCCGTTCCGTAAGTTTCTTGGTTTTCTTCGCGCCGGGCACCCTTCACAGGGAGCCCGGTGTTTTTTTATCCAGCACTTATGTTAAGTGCTGGATTTATTTCTTTTGGAGGAGCTAAGCTCCTCCAAACTAATCTGGATTTTATCTCACGGATATATACTGAACACATGCGCTCATGGAAACTATATCTTTTTGCACTCGCGCTTCTTGTTTTTATAACGGGAAGTATTTGGTATGTTGCACACCAATTTGAACGTGAGCCAGTTTTAACCGTTGCATTTTTAGATATTGGACAAGGCGACTCTATATTTATTGAAAGCCCGTCGGGAAAGCAGATGCTTATTGATGGTGGTCCAGACAAGCATGTCATACAACAACTCTCTCGTGTGATGCCGTTTTTTGATAGAAGCGTTGATGTCGTTCTCAACACACATCCGGACAAAGACCACATCGGCGGATTGCCCGAGATACTGCGTCGCTATGATGTGTCGTACGTTATGGATCCAGGAATTGAATCGGACAGTGGAACGTACGGATACTACATACAACTTGTCGAACAGGAAATACAGAAGGGCGGAAAATATATTGAAGCTCGGCGAGGACAAATAATTAATTTTCAAGATGGTGCATACGTGCGCATTTTATTTCCTGACCGTGACGTAAGCGCTGTGACAAACAATAACAATGCATCTATTGTTGTGCAGGTTGTGTATGGAAACACAGAAGTGATGCTGACAGGTGACGCACCACAAAGTATTGAAAAATATGTGGTGGCGCTTGACGGAGCAACACTCAAGAGTGATATTTTGAAAGCGGGACACCATGGTTCACGAACATCAAGCTCTCCTGAATTTGTACGAGCAGTTTCTCCGACGTACGCGATTATTTCTGCGGGAAAAGATAATCAGTATGGCCACCCACACAAAGAGGTTATGCAACTTTTTGCATCATCAAGCATTCAAACCCTCGCCACATACGACCTCGGTATAATCA
Proteins encoded:
- a CDS encoding ParB/RepB/Spo0J family partition protein — translated: MVQTLRRVAAKARAVRSEDLFYCPVHRSRISVGACKAFCSVPQNNTERCTREFHCESPWRLCWACLLNHGLGERGGVAENKDRGLCDFHLKNGIEKRPDWAPKRDGESGHGSSIDDISDRIRSHSHTAGGGGSGTVKTQKTIHLVKGKQVPVDTVLEVDCALVVPLSEQPRTYFDKDELEGLLNSIAEAGQIQTVPAVSLPDGTFRIRDGERRWRVCTKLKRPLRVVVVPELPHEEEIEQAAIANFLRQGHTPIEQARIFMRLKEGPLKRTVAKIGQMFGMTTASVYNHLILIEKLDVRVQNLMDPVKQGSSKAILRPSVAQYLTAFHERPEEQVGLAREIMKRKLNLREAKTLIDKYADKLKIKTGRGREAQPYDHIRTIKRTMANTSIVLDRFSEFSDDDWERLWKTHSWTERELVANRLTTLIKRLQELQGHVDRTLKG
- a CDS encoding MBL fold metallo-hydrolase, which encodes MLSAGFISFGGAKLLQTNLDFISRIYTEHMRSWKLYLFALALLVFITGSIWYVAHQFEREPVLTVAFLDIGQGDSIFIESPSGKQMLIDGGPDKHVIQQLSRVMPFFDRSVDVVLNTHPDKDHIGGLPEILRRYDVSYVMDPGIESDSGTYGYYIQLVEQEIQKGGKYIEARRGQIINFQDGAYVRILFPDRDVSAVTNNNNASIVVQVVYGNTEVMLTGDAPQSIEKYVVALDGATLKSDILKAGHHGSRTSSSPEFVRAVSPTYAIISAGKDNQYGHPHKEVMQLFASSSIQTLATYDLGIIIFESDGKTVKVESGM
- a CDS encoding cell wall hydrolase, giving the protein MKSKILASFPSFSAKVCAFGLIHVLTFGTGVNLLSNPSVVTAAIAGDEATPVVDVQDEILWFARAIYSETKVPAEQTLVAWVIRNRVESGKFRDTYKGVVLQPGQFSGFSSVDAQYGINSSLTLEDENPSWKSAVAIAEAVYVANPILRPLSADVLHFYSPISVVNTPKWAQGRDADHVVRDMRGNARFAFYADIL